The following proteins come from a genomic window of Proteinivorax hydrogeniformans:
- the aroH gene encoding chorismate mutase, which produces MQAIRGAITISLNSETEIKEATFQLINAIMQNNKLQESNLVSVMFSLTDDIDASNPAKHFREMGMTNTPLFCVQEAKIAGGLKKCIRVIIHINTIKKDIVHVYLRDAKKLRPDITGGENVNKT; this is translated from the coding sequence ATGCAAGCAATCAGAGGGGCTATAACCATCTCTTTAAATTCAGAAACGGAAATTAAAGAGGCAACTTTCCAGCTGATAAATGCAATTATGCAAAACAATAAGCTGCAAGAGAGCAATTTGGTGTCTGTTATGTTTTCATTAACTGATGATATAGATGCGTCAAATCCAGCTAAACATTTTAGGGAAATGGGGATGACTAACACCCCATTATTTTGTGTCCAAGAAGCCAAAATAGCCGGTGGTTTAAAAAAATGTATCAGAGTAATTATACATATAAATACTATAAAAAAGGACATTGTCCATGTTTATTTACGTGATGCAAAAAAACTGAGACCTGACATCACAGGAGGAGAAAATGTTAACAAAACTTGA
- the aroF gene encoding 3-deoxy-7-phosphoheptulonate synthase, with protein sequence MLTKLEQQKLFPLASKDNTNKDTVIRVKDVQFGKEPIVIAGPCAVECEEQIDTIASFLHKNSVPVLRGGAYKPRTSPYSFQGLHEKGLQMLSAAGKKYNLVTVSEAVDEHSLKQVAHYCDIIQIGARNMFNYELLKKVGKFSKPVLLKRGMSATISEFLTAAEYIIKSGNKDVILCERGIRTFENYTRNTLDLSAVAAIRELSHLPVIVDPSHGSGRRSLVTPLAKASLAVGGQGLMIEIHNEPSKALSDGFQSLDFSTFKNLLLELKT encoded by the coding sequence ATGTTAACAAAACTTGAACAACAAAAACTATTTCCACTAGCCAGTAAGGACAATACAAATAAAGATACAGTTATTAGGGTGAAAGATGTTCAGTTTGGCAAAGAACCTATCGTTATTGCCGGTCCTTGTGCTGTTGAATGCGAAGAGCAAATAGATACCATAGCCTCTTTTTTGCATAAAAATTCAGTGCCAGTCTTACGCGGGGGCGCGTATAAACCCAGGACCTCTCCTTATAGCTTTCAAGGACTCCATGAAAAGGGTCTGCAAATGCTAAGTGCAGCTGGAAAAAAGTACAACCTGGTCACAGTAAGCGAAGCGGTAGATGAGCATTCCTTAAAGCAGGTGGCACACTATTGTGATATTATTCAGATAGGCGCACGAAATATGTTTAACTACGAGCTTTTAAAAAAAGTTGGGAAATTCTCCAAGCCTGTTTTATTAAAGCGAGGGATGTCCGCCACCATTTCAGAGTTTTTAACTGCAGCTGAATACATAATTAAAAGTGGAAATAAAGATGTTATTTTATGCGAGCGCGGAATAAGAACCTTTGAAAACTACACAAGAAATACTTTAGACCTATCGGCTGTAGCAGCTATAAGGGAGCTATCCCATCTTCCAGTGATTGTAGATCCTAGCCACGGCTCTGGCAGGAGGTCTTTAGTTACGCCTTTAGCAAAAGCTTCATTAGCAGTCGGAGGGCAAGGGTTAATGATAGAAATTCATAATGAACCATCTAAAGCATTATCTGATGGGTTTCAGTCTTTAGATTTTTCAACATTTAAAAATCTTTTATTGGAATTAAAAACATAA
- the cmk gene encoding (d)CMP kinase — translation MKPIQIAIDGPAGAGKSTVAKRLAKKLDFCYIDTGAMYRALTLKAIKKKHDLNSSGCIKQLLSNTEIEIKNIRNEIHIFLDNKDVTYEIRQPEISNNVSNIAKIPEVRDHMLHLQREMAQCGKVVMEGRDIGTVVLPEADIKFFLTASLEARANRRFLELEKKGYSVDIDSIAQEIAIRDKIDSKRQSAPLLKADDAIEVDTSNYDIDEAVDVLVQEIKKRLD, via the coding sequence TTGAAGCCCATACAAATAGCCATTGACGGACCGGCAGGAGCTGGTAAGAGCACAGTGGCCAAACGTTTAGCTAAAAAATTAGATTTTTGTTATATCGATACAGGAGCAATGTATAGAGCATTAACCTTAAAAGCGATTAAAAAGAAACATGATTTAAACTCAAGCGGTTGTATCAAACAATTATTATCAAATACAGAAATAGAAATAAAAAATATTCGCAATGAAATTCATATCTTTTTAGATAACAAGGATGTAACTTATGAAATAAGGCAACCTGAAATAAGCAATAATGTATCAAATATTGCTAAAATACCAGAGGTTAGAGACCATATGCTTCACTTACAAAGAGAGATGGCCCAATGCGGAAAAGTTGTAATGGAAGGGCGGGATATCGGCACGGTAGTTTTGCCTGAAGCTGATATAAAATTCTTTCTAACTGCATCGTTAGAAGCTAGAGCAAATAGGAGATTTTTGGAGTTGGAGAAAAAAGGTTATAGCGTAGATATTGATTCAATTGCTCAAGAAATTGCAATTAGAGATAAAATTGACTCCAAAAGGCAAAGCGCGCCTTTGTTAAAGGCTGATGATGCAATTGAAGTAGACACCTCTAATTATGACATTGATGAAGCGGTGGATGTACTGGTACAGGAAATTAAAAAGAGGTTAGACTAA
- a CDS encoding lysophospholipid acyltransferase family protein: MLYSVLRKILYPIFAIVYPYKVHGKNNIPKEGKYIVASNHISLLDPIFLVMIFPKTINFLAKKELFDVPILGGFLKKVHVISVDRNTIDRNAVRRSIEVIQNNEILGVFPEGTRSKDLEPLPAKPGVALFALKGECPILPVRIKGPIRLFRKNHIFIGEPFYLDRKKGNMKFQAQYIMDNIIKLGEENGSKSC; encoded by the coding sequence ATGTTATATTCTGTATTAAGAAAAATTCTATATCCTATTTTTGCTATAGTTTATCCGTATAAAGTACATGGTAAAAATAATATCCCTAAAGAAGGGAAATATATAGTTGCTTCTAATCATATTAGTTTGCTAGACCCTATTTTTTTGGTTATGATTTTCCCAAAAACCATTAACTTTCTAGCTAAAAAAGAGTTGTTTGATGTACCCATACTAGGCGGATTTCTTAAAAAAGTACATGTAATTTCTGTAGACCGAAACACCATCGATAGAAATGCTGTAAGGCGCTCTATAGAAGTTATACAAAATAATGAGATCTTAGGGGTTTTTCCGGAGGGCACAAGGAGTAAAGATTTAGAGCCGCTACCTGCAAAACCGGGAGTAGCGTTATTCGCACTGAAGGGCGAATGCCCTATTTTACCAGTTAGAATAAAAGGACCCATCAGGTTATTTAGAAAAAATCATATTTTCATAGGCGAGCCTTTTTACCTAGATCGCAAAAAAGGCAATATGAAGTTTCAGGCCCAATATATAATGGATAATATAATTAAGTTAGGTGAAGAAAATGGAAGTAAAAGTTGCTAA
- a CDS encoding bifunctional 4-hydroxy-3-methylbut-2-enyl diphosphate reductase/30S ribosomal protein S1 — MEVKVAKYSGFCKGVEDAINLTESHCSEKTYTLGPLVHNPDVIEYFEKKGVYHKTDPSKISNSKVVLRSHGVGPNTIEILKQNNNDIIDGTCPFVARVQKIARQLLEDNVPVLIIGDSSHPEIIGINQWTKDSAIIIDSEEQAKQLDIKAPFGVVVQTTFSLDKFKRIMEILKGKYSEEEIIVHNTICRATDLRQKSVKELSQTVDLMLVIGGENSSNTAKLKEICLESGVKTYLIQNYKDIDPQMFTNVKSVGIAAGASTPEWSIKEVFNMVKEIESNELEVGKEVEGEIAKVTEEVVLVDIGDKEEASIPKKEFSLLKIENLEEVAKVGEKVKCIITNIDDEGNVTLSKKQYDENHIWEKLQKDLEAETVISGKVLEEVKGGITIDVGARGFMPASLIDTQYIEDLSSLVGQNLEFIVKELDKEKNKIILSRKDLLLAEKVKNEQKLLEEIKPGQRITGTVRRITDFGAFVDIGGVDGLVHVSNIAWKRVKHPSDVLEVGQKVEVEVLEVKVEEKRVGLSIKATQKSPYEQAIDKFTPGDIVDGTVVRLTGFGAFVEIADGVDGLVHISQISDDHVSDPKDVLEVGQKVQVKVLELKPEEKRISLSIKEAQPKESFEEYSETENLEVNLGERFKDLFKDKE; from the coding sequence ATGGAAGTAAAAGTTGCTAAATACAGTGGCTTTTGTAAGGGGGTAGAAGATGCTATCAATCTTACAGAAAGTCACTGTAGTGAAAAAACATATACACTAGGACCACTGGTTCATAACCCCGATGTAATTGAGTATTTTGAGAAAAAAGGGGTCTATCATAAAACCGACCCCTCTAAAATTTCAAATAGCAAAGTTGTTTTAAGATCTCATGGTGTAGGTCCTAATACCATTGAAATCCTTAAACAAAACAACAATGACATAATTGATGGCACCTGTCCTTTTGTGGCAAGAGTGCAAAAAATAGCCCGTCAACTGCTTGAAGATAATGTTCCAGTGCTAATAATAGGTGACTCAAGCCATCCTGAAATTATAGGAATTAATCAATGGACTAAAGATTCAGCCATTATAATAGACTCAGAAGAACAGGCAAAGCAGTTAGATATAAAAGCGCCTTTTGGGGTAGTTGTACAAACTACATTCTCTTTAGATAAATTTAAGCGAATTATGGAAATACTAAAAGGAAAATATAGTGAGGAAGAAATCATAGTCCACAACACAATCTGCCGGGCCACTGACCTTAGGCAGAAGTCTGTAAAGGAGCTATCCCAAACTGTGGACTTGATGCTAGTCATAGGGGGTGAAAACAGCTCCAACACAGCAAAATTAAAGGAAATTTGTTTAGAATCTGGTGTAAAAACATATCTAATACAAAACTACAAAGATATTGACCCTCAAATGTTTACCAATGTAAAATCAGTTGGTATAGCTGCAGGGGCGTCGACACCAGAATGGAGTATAAAGGAGGTTTTTAACATGGTTAAAGAAATCGAATCAAACGAGCTTGAAGTTGGTAAAGAAGTAGAAGGTGAAATAGCAAAAGTTACAGAAGAGGTGGTACTAGTAGATATTGGAGATAAGGAAGAAGCTAGTATCCCTAAAAAAGAATTCTCTCTTCTAAAGATAGAAAACCTAGAAGAGGTTGCCAAAGTTGGAGAGAAAGTAAAATGTATTATTACAAATATCGATGACGAAGGTAATGTAACGCTTTCAAAGAAGCAATATGATGAAAATCATATTTGGGAAAAGCTACAAAAAGACCTTGAAGCAGAAACAGTTATTAGCGGAAAGGTGCTAGAAGAAGTAAAAGGCGGTATAACTATTGATGTAGGAGCTAGAGGATTCATGCCAGCTTCCCTTATAGATACCCAATATATCGAGGATCTTTCATCTTTAGTAGGACAAAACCTAGAGTTTATCGTAAAAGAGTTAGACAAAGAAAAAAATAAAATTATCTTATCAAGAAAAGATTTGCTTTTAGCTGAAAAAGTTAAAAATGAACAAAAACTACTAGAAGAAATAAAACCAGGACAACGTATTACAGGTACAGTGCGTAGGATTACCGATTTCGGTGCCTTTGTAGATATCGGCGGCGTTGACGGTCTAGTGCACGTATCTAACATCGCATGGAAAAGAGTTAAACATCCTTCAGATGTACTTGAAGTAGGACAAAAGGTAGAGGTTGAAGTACTAGAAGTAAAAGTTGAAGAAAAAAGGGTTGGTCTAAGTATTAAAGCAACACAGAAGAGCCCTTACGAGCAAGCAATCGATAAATTCACTCCTGGTGACATAGTAGATGGTACAGTTGTCAGACTTACTGGCTTTGGTGCTTTTGTTGAAATTGCAGATGGCGTAGATGGTCTAGTACATATTTCACAAATATCCGATGATCATGTAAGCGACCCTAAAGATGTACTTGAGGTAGGACAAAAGGTTCAAGTTAAAGTCTTAGAATTAAAACCAGAGGAAAAAAGAATTAGCCTAAGTATTAAAGAAGCTCAACCTAAGGAAAGCTTTGAGGAGTACAGCGAAACTGAAAACCTAGAAGTAAACCTAGGCGAGAGATTTAAAGATTTGTTTAAAGACAAAGAATAA
- a CDS encoding DUF1614 domain-containing protein — protein MPIGPIVLTIVAVLVFFGFAQRILDRMRLSDKAALVFIAAMFIGAYLPDIPLGNNLGINIGGGLVPLILVGYLLYKANTTRERVRAVVASLIAAVAVWGVERYMPEEPGAMILDPLYMYPLVAGIIGYLAGRSRRSAFIAGVMGVVLTDIFYVVSVAIDGGEASTVIGGAGIFDSVVIAGILAVALAEIIGETRERIQGGPSEDRPEELKKNLKGVEFANMLKQKDEKSEKSKVTSLDEKRKKDKKK, from the coding sequence ATGCCAATAGGACCTATTGTTTTGACAATAGTTGCAGTCTTAGTATTTTTTGGGTTTGCACAAAGGATACTAGATAGAATGAGACTCAGTGATAAAGCAGCTTTAGTGTTTATAGCTGCTATGTTTATAGGTGCGTATTTACCAGATATTCCTCTTGGGAATAATCTAGGTATAAACATCGGTGGTGGTTTGGTCCCGTTAATTTTGGTCGGTTATCTGCTTTATAAAGCAAATACAACTAGGGAAAGGGTAAGAGCAGTGGTCGCCTCTTTAATAGCCGCAGTGGCTGTATGGGGCGTAGAGAGGTATATGCCTGAAGAACCGGGGGCAATGATTTTAGATCCATTATATATGTACCCATTGGTAGCTGGTATTATTGGATATTTAGCCGGAAGATCTCGCAGAAGTGCGTTTATAGCTGGAGTAATGGGTGTGGTGCTAACAGACATATTCTACGTAGTGTCAGTAGCCATAGACGGTGGTGAAGCATCAACTGTTATAGGCGGAGCAGGAATTTTCGATTCCGTAGTTATAGCAGGTATATTAGCAGTAGCTTTAGCTGAAATCATAGGCGAGACTAGAGAAAGAATCCAAGGTGGTCCTAGCGAAGATAGACCAGAAGAGCTAAAGAAAAACCTAAAAGGTGTAGAATTTGCAAATATGCTAAAGCAAAAGGATGAAAAAAGTGAAAAATCTAAAGTTACATCTTTAGATGAAAAGCGTAAAAAAGACAAAAAGAAGTAA
- the spoIIP gene encoding stage II sporulation protein P: MLKRMGTTFVVIALLLTFPAITTEKTNVAQAENIIEDFFDLVSQTELKDGQYFTMYGPEDEIIMKTARIIHVDDRFICSDNKLYEVYHVDNNELRADAKFVKEVALRRFENETNETNLLASIISKFSFTSSPAQAEDEGQGPVAIYHTHSDESYVPTDGTESIDEDGGIFDVGMRFRDELEDRGYDVVFSDQAHDPHDSGAYKRSRRTVEELLKENPAVLFDVHRDAVPAEQYAGEADGEDVAQIMLVVGQQNQNMAETEAFAEALKAKGDELHPDLMKGIFMANGSYNQDLSPRAVLLEVGTYTQEKELAKKGITAFTDVVEQEIYNGQAQNGDDNGQAGILADPGAGGNGGAGAGGGLGTAGRSILWILGIAAVGGIAFLVINSGGFSEVGSKLKSFTTKEFANQLKKQKDEEDDGEDK; encoded by the coding sequence ATGCTAAAAAGGATGGGAACAACTTTTGTAGTAATAGCTCTTTTACTGACGTTTCCAGCTATTACTACAGAAAAAACCAATGTAGCTCAAGCAGAGAATATAATAGAAGACTTTTTTGATCTTGTTTCACAAACGGAGTTAAAAGACGGTCAGTACTTTACAATGTACGGTCCAGAAGACGAAATTATCATGAAAACAGCTAGAATAATCCATGTAGATGATCGCTTCATCTGTTCAGACAATAAATTATACGAAGTATACCATGTGGACAACAATGAGCTTAGGGCTGACGCAAAGTTTGTAAAAGAAGTGGCTTTGAGAAGATTTGAAAATGAAACAAATGAAACTAACTTACTGGCAAGCATAATTTCCAAGTTTTCTTTTACTTCATCACCAGCACAAGCAGAAGATGAAGGGCAAGGTCCTGTAGCCATTTACCATACTCACTCAGACGAGTCATACGTTCCCACAGACGGCACTGAGAGTATAGACGAAGATGGCGGTATATTTGATGTAGGGATGAGATTTAGAGACGAGCTTGAGGATAGGGGATACGATGTTGTGTTTTCTGATCAAGCTCACGACCCTCATGACTCAGGTGCTTATAAAAGGTCTAGAAGGACGGTGGAAGAACTTCTAAAAGAAAATCCAGCAGTTCTTTTTGATGTTCATCGCGACGCTGTACCTGCAGAACAATATGCTGGCGAAGCGGACGGAGAAGATGTAGCCCAAATCATGTTAGTGGTAGGTCAGCAAAATCAAAATATGGCTGAAACAGAAGCTTTTGCGGAAGCGCTTAAAGCCAAGGGAGATGAGCTGCACCCAGATTTGATGAAGGGTATTTTTATGGCAAACGGTTCATATAACCAAGACCTTTCTCCTAGAGCTGTTCTTTTAGAGGTGGGTACCTATACTCAAGAAAAAGAGTTAGCCAAAAAGGGTATAACGGCTTTTACAGACGTAGTGGAGCAGGAAATATATAATGGTCAGGCTCAAAATGGTGATGATAACGGCCAAGCGGGCATTTTAGCAGACCCTGGAGCAGGCGGTAACGGTGGCGCCGGTGCTGGTGGCGGGTTAGGGACAGCAGGAAGAAGCATTTTATGGATTCTTGGAATAGCTGCAGTAGGTGGGATAGCATTTTTGGTGATAAACAGTGGTGGGTTTAGCGAAGTGGGGAGCAAACTAAAGAGCTTTACTACCAAAGAATTTGCAAACCAGCTGAAAAAGCAAAAAGATGAAGAAGATGATGGTGAGGATAAATAA
- a CDS encoding YIEGIA family protein has translation MEHYLYIIAFATIAGTLSRFIMLKTDYRQYPTNPHGSLIHLSLGFIAAALGAVAIPALIEQDFAAVTFLALAAQQFREIRNMERETLQKLEVTELVPRGEDFIEGVARAFEARNYLVILISIFTSLAAFLITELTNIYWGLLGGAVIAVVLIYIALKLMEGQRIIDIADVDKAEIRFDDANLFVEDIQIMNIGLKEGQETILKKGLAVMIKPKDADAVAILGDVGQRQALTHVASKLLGIYKDVDTPEFTPLARRNEDNGYVALYIVPTHGTSEDLIDAIERTPLLESAISRPSLSAVGRHIKQEEE, from the coding sequence ATGGAACATTATCTCTATATTATAGCTTTTGCAACCATTGCTGGTACGCTATCTAGATTTATAATGTTAAAAACAGATTATAGGCAGTACCCAACAAACCCACATGGTTCTTTAATCCACTTATCATTAGGATTTATTGCAGCAGCATTAGGGGCCGTAGCGATACCGGCCCTTATAGAACAAGACTTTGCTGCTGTTACTTTTTTGGCTTTAGCAGCCCAGCAATTTAGGGAAATTCGTAATATGGAAAGAGAAACATTACAAAAGCTTGAAGTCACAGAGTTAGTTCCTAGAGGCGAAGATTTTATAGAAGGTGTAGCTAGAGCTTTTGAAGCCAGGAACTACCTTGTTATTTTAATATCAATTTTTACAAGTCTGGCAGCTTTTTTAATTACAGAGCTTACAAATATATACTGGGGGTTGTTAGGAGGAGCAGTAATAGCTGTTGTGCTAATTTATATAGCACTTAAACTTATGGAAGGTCAGCGTATTATCGATATAGCTGACGTAGATAAGGCAGAAATTCGCTTTGATGATGCTAATCTTTTTGTTGAAGACATCCAAATAATGAATATAGGCTTAAAGGAAGGTCAAGAAACGATACTAAAAAAGGGTTTAGCGGTTATGATAAAGCCCAAAGATGCTGATGCCGTGGCTATACTAGGGGATGTAGGTCAAAGACAAGCCTTAACCCATGTAGCTTCAAAGTTACTGGGGATTTACAAAGATGTCGATACCCCTGAGTTTACGCCACTAGCTAGAAGAAACGAAGACAATGGATATGTTGCATTATATATAGTGCCCACACATGGAACAAGCGAAGACTTAATAGACGCCATAGAGCGAACCCCCTTATTGGAAAGTGCCATATCTAGGCCAAGCTTATCTGCAGTTGGCCGGCATATCAAGCAGGAGGAGGAATAA
- a CDS encoding DUF3189 family protein has protein sequence MKIIYNCYGGSHSSVLSGYIHCGIIEKDKVPSAKKLLSLAYYDSQKADDHGIVQYIGTDSKGNRVYSVGLESEAVFSRKCVKNIAAIMGISCEEYVFVDTMPAVNWFMRIGGFLSRALGLKAVGRPLVIFGTQRAFFDIINLVEDNINKIEESDKK, from the coding sequence ATGAAAATAATATATAACTGCTATGGTGGGTCCCATTCATCAGTGTTATCTGGATATATTCATTGTGGCATAATAGAAAAAGATAAGGTGCCCTCAGCTAAGAAGCTACTGTCGCTTGCATATTATGACTCTCAGAAGGCTGATGACCACGGCATAGTCCAATATATAGGGACAGACTCAAAAGGCAATAGGGTCTATTCTGTGGGCTTAGAAAGTGAAGCGGTGTTTTCTCGTAAGTGTGTAAAAAATATAGCCGCAATTATGGGTATTAGCTGTGAAGAGTACGTCTTTGTTGATACGATGCCTGCCGTCAACTGGTTTATGCGAATTGGTGGCTTTTTGTCAAGGGCCTTAGGTTTAAAAGCAGTTGGGCGCCCTTTGGTTATCTTTGGTACCCAAAGGGCTTTTTTTGATATAATAAACTTAGTAGAGGATAATATTAACAAAATAGAGGAGAGCGATAAAAAGTGA
- a CDS encoding DUF3189 family protein: MKIFYYCYGGAHSSVVAAAIHLEKVFPPLTYEKVKQLPYFDLTSPKNRGVPIKLGEDCDKNEIYFVGFGKDKQLIVKFVESFLNAHGVEDDRYIMVDCLASISFYVKIGGFISKVLNLRKLGQMITAKGIVDSEKSLLKAVDVAKQVSEGKSDILTKI; this comes from the coding sequence GTGAAGATTTTTTATTATTGCTACGGCGGAGCTCACAGCTCTGTTGTAGCTGCAGCAATACACTTAGAAAAGGTATTTCCTCCACTAACATATGAAAAAGTAAAACAGTTGCCCTACTTTGACTTAACTAGCCCTAAAAACAGGGGAGTCCCTATAAAGCTAGGAGAGGATTGCGATAAAAACGAAATTTATTTTGTTGGCTTTGGCAAAGATAAGCAGCTGATAGTTAAGTTTGTTGAAAGCTTTTTAAATGCACACGGGGTCGAAGATGACAGGTACATCATGGTTGATTGCTTAGCAAGTATCTCTTTTTATGTAAAAATCGGAGGATTTATCTCAAAAGTTTTAAACCTTAGAAAGCTAGGGCAGATGATTACTGCAAAAGGTATTGTGGACTCAGAGAAATCACTTTTAAAAGCTGTTGATGTGGCAAAACAAGTAAGCGAAGGAAAGTCAGATATCTTGACTAAAATATAG
- a CDS encoding DUF512 domain-containing protein, translating into MKHKIKDVALDSIAHQLEIEKGDYLITINDQTPEDIIDYNLLQTEEEINLHIEKSNGENYIFEIDKEFHEDLGLIFENPTLDDIKSCHNNCVFCFIDQLPLGMRKTLGVKDDDYRLSFLHGNYVTLTNLTQQEISRIIRLNLSPLYISIHVSDDAKRQEVMGTPKAKGILPLLQKLSDNGIEFHGQLVLCPGVNDGKQLEDTLESLENLLPSLLSLSAVPVGLTTHRTNCYPLRRFNKEESKAIIQTVNKYRDRYKEKCGKATVYAADEFYVNSNTAIPSGEYYEDYPQLENGIGITSLFLDNLKEVQKKLPESITPQNITIVTGKSSYQYVKELDDVLNTIDGLNSQCIKVENKFFGKSITVAGLLTGQDIYESLKDVSLGDIVFIPRACLKDDSPIFLDGQTLQQLEQKLNIDIKAVNNSSEILEILGG; encoded by the coding sequence ATGAAACATAAAATCAAAGACGTTGCATTAGATTCTATTGCACATCAACTAGAAATTGAAAAAGGAGATTATCTAATTACTATAAATGATCAAACACCTGAAGATATAATAGACTATAACCTACTCCAAACTGAAGAAGAGATTAATCTACACATAGAAAAATCAAACGGTGAAAACTATATATTTGAGATTGATAAAGAGTTTCATGAAGATTTAGGGCTAATCTTTGAAAACCCCACACTAGATGATATTAAAAGCTGTCATAATAACTGTGTTTTTTGTTTTATAGACCAGCTTCCACTAGGAATGCGAAAAACATTGGGGGTAAAAGATGACGACTACCGGTTATCCTTTTTGCACGGTAACTACGTTACCTTGACAAACCTTACCCAACAAGAAATTTCAAGGATTATAAGACTCAATCTAAGTCCTTTATACATATCAATTCACGTAAGCGATGATGCCAAAAGACAAGAGGTTATGGGAACGCCTAAAGCAAAAGGGATTTTACCTCTTTTACAAAAGCTATCGGACAATGGCATAGAATTTCATGGACAATTAGTGCTATGCCCAGGTGTTAACGACGGAAAGCAACTAGAGGATACATTAGAAAGCTTAGAAAACTTACTTCCTAGTTTGTTATCTTTATCTGCAGTGCCAGTTGGATTAACTACTCATAGAACCAACTGCTACCCTTTAAGAAGATTTAACAAAGAAGAAAGCAAAGCTATAATTCAAACGGTAAATAAATACAGGGATAGATATAAAGAAAAGTGTGGAAAGGCAACTGTGTATGCAGCCGATGAGTTCTACGTAAATTCTAATACCGCTATCCCTTCCGGCGAATACTATGAAGATTATCCTCAACTAGAAAACGGAATTGGAATCACTTCTCTTTTCTTAGACAATCTAAAAGAGGTGCAAAAAAAACTACCCGAAAGCATTACTCCACAGAATATAACTATTGTAACTGGAAAGTCATCATATCAATATGTAAAGGAGTTAGATGATGTATTAAATACTATTGATGGACTTAACAGTCAATGTATTAAAGTGGAAAACAAGTTTTTTGGTAAATCTATAACTGTTGCGGGGCTTTTAACCGGTCAAGATATATATGAAAGCTTAAAAGATGTAAGCCTAGGAGATATTGTTTTTATACCGCGGGCTTGTCTTAAAGATGACAGCCCTATATTTTTAGATGGACAGACCTTGCAACAGCTAGAGCAAAAGCTTAATATAGATATTAAAGCTGTAAATAACTCATCTGAAATACTTGAAATATTAGGAGGATAA